From the Rhinatrema bivittatum chromosome 3, aRhiBiv1.1, whole genome shotgun sequence genome, one window contains:
- the OLIG3 gene encoding oligodendrocyte transcription factor 3, translated as MTPMNSDSSSVSSRASSPDLDAVYLREHHRHHHHHHSVSSTQGDLLQKSPGEGLARGGSKGAGESSKYKIKKQLNEQDLQQLRLKINGRERKRMHDLNLAMDGLREVMPYAHGPSVRKLSKIATLLLARNYILMLTSSLEEMKRLVGEIYGGHHSAFHCGAAAGGHPAGAVHPVHPILGTALSSSSGAPGGLPSALPGIGTLRPHHSLLKTPSTPPIQLGGGFQHWAGLPCPCTVCQMPPPPPPHLAALNTASMGRISTESKDLLK; from the coding sequence AATGAATTCCGATTCCAGCTCGGTCTCCAGCAGGGCCTCCTCCCCGGACCTGGACGCCGTCTACCTGCGCGAGcaccaccgccaccaccaccaccaccactccgtCTCCTCCACCCAGGGCGACCTGCTGCAGAAGTCCCCCGGGGAGGGCCTGGCCCGCGGCGGCTCCAAGGGCGCCGGCGAGAGCAGCAAGTACAAGATCAAGAAGCAGCTCAACGAGCAGGACCTGCAGCAGCTGCGGCTGAAGATCAACGGGCGGGAGCGCAAGCGCATGCACGACCTGAACCTGGCCATGGACGGCCTGCGCGAGGTGATGCCCTACGCGCACGGGCCCTCCGTGCGCAAGCTCTCCAAGATCGCCACCCTGCTGCTGGCGCGCAACTACATCCTGATGCTCACCAGCTCCCTGGAGGAGATGAAGAGGCTGGTGGGCGAGATCTACGGCGGGCACCACTCGGCCTTCCACTGCGGCGCGGCGGCGGGGGGGCACCCGGCCGGCGCCGTCCACCCGGTGCACCCCATCCTGGGCACCGCCCTGTCCTCCTCCTCCGGCGCCCCCGGCGGCCTGCCCTCGGCCCTGCCCGGGATCGGCACGCTCCGGCCGCACCACTCTTTGCTCAAGACGCCCTCCACCCCGCCGATCCAGCTGGGCGGGGGCTTTCAGCACTGGGCAGGGCTGCCGTGCCCGTGCACCGTTTGCCAGATGCCTCCGCCGCCGCCCCCCCACCTCGCCGCCCTCAACACGGCCAGCATGGGCAGGATCTCCACAGAGTCCAAGGACCTCCTGAAATGA